The genomic stretch TTGCATTTCACCGAAAGAGATATCTGGGATAACACCCATTTACATAATCTTCCTTGTTGTACCCTCTATAAGATAGGCTATCGTTCTTTGGGAGCTAGAAGTAGTTCTAACCCGGGAGAAGTAGGTGTCCCTGCCTGGGAACAGGATCTGGAGAATGCCCCAGAAAGAGCTGGTCGAAGACAAGATAAGGAAAAGGCAATGGAAAGGTTAAGAAAATTAGGATATATGTAAATATATTAAAAAATGCAAAAGTAAAGGAGTGATAAATATGACAAAAAGAAATATTATTATTATTAGTCTGGATGAAGTTCGTCCCGATCATTTAAGTTGTTATGGCTACAAAAAGATAAATACGCCAGCCATTGATCAAGTCGCCAGGGAAGGAGTAAGATTTGAAACCTGTACTACATCTTCATGTTTTACTCCTGTTGCTATGAGTTCTGTTATTACAGGCAAATATCCAAATAAGCATGGAATGAGAGACCCGTATTCTTATTTGATAGGACCTTCTATTGCTACTATCTTAAAAAAATACGATTATAAGACAGCTGGTTTTGTAGGTAATAGTTTATTATCCAAAAAAAATGGTTTTGCTGAAGGGTTTGACTTTTATAATGAGAGTTCTGAGGAAACAAGTTGGGAGGAGGCAACTTATAAGGAAGATCCAAAAAAAACGAAGGTCTTAGTAGGTAATTATTGGGTAGAGAAATTTT from Bacteroidales bacterium encodes the following:
- a CDS encoding phosphoadenosine phosphosulfate reductase family protein — its product is LHFTERDIWDNTHLHNLPCCTLYKIGYRSLGARSSSNPGEVGVPAWEQDLENAPERAGRRQDKEKAMERLRKLGYM